In Equus quagga isolate Etosha38 chromosome 14, UCLA_HA_Equagga_1.0, whole genome shotgun sequence, one DNA window encodes the following:
- the LOC124252472 gene encoding olfactory receptor 7D4-like → MYLVTVLGNLLIILAISSDSHLHIPMYFFISNLSFIDICFISTTIPKMLVNIQAQNKDISYIGCLTQVYFFIIFSGMDNFLLTVMAYDRFVAICHPLHYMIIMNPRLCGLLVLMSWFIMFWVSLLHILLLWQLTFCLGTEIPHFFCELPQVLKVACSDTLINNISLYVATALLVVFPLTGIFFSYSQIVSSLMRMASAGGKYKAFSTCGSHLSAVFLFYGTGLGVYLGSTVTHSPQRSSIASVMYTMVTPMLNPFIYSLRNKDVKGALGRLFK, encoded by the coding sequence ATGTACTTGGTCACCGTGCTTGGGAACCTGCTCATCATCCTGGCCATCAGCtctgactcccacctccacatccctatgtatttcttcatctccaaccTGTCATTTATAGACATCTGCTTCATTTCCACCACCATTCCAAAGATGCTAGTGAACATTCAGGCACAGAACAAAGATATTTCCTACATAGGATGTCTTACTCAGgtgtatttttttataattttttctggAATGGATAATTTCCTTCTGACTGTGATGGCGTACGACCGGTTTGTAGCTATCTGCCATCCCCTTCATTACATGATCATCATGAACCCACGCCTCTGTGGCCTCCTGGTCCTGATGTCTTGGTTCATCATGTTCTGGGTCTCTTTGCTTCATATTCTACTGTTATGGCAGCTGACCTTCTGTTTAGGCACTGAAATTCCACATTTCTTCTGTGAACTGCCTCAGGTTCTCAAAGTGGCCTGCTCTGACACTCTCATCAATAACATCTCTCTGTATGTGGCCACTGCCCTCCTTGTTGTGTTTCCTCTCACTGGGATCTTCTTTTCTTACTCTCAGATTGTCTCCTCCTTAATGAGGATGGCCTCTGCAGGaggaaaatataaagcattttccacCTGTGGGTCTCATCTCTCTGCAGTCTTCTTGTTCTATGGGACAGGCCTGGGGGTCTACCTCGGTTCTACTGTGACCCATTCTCCCCAGAGAAGCTCAATCGCCTCAGTGATGTACACCATGGTCACtcccatgctgaaccccttcatctacagCCTAAGAAACAAGGATGTGAAGGGGGCCCTGGGAAGGCTCTTCAAGTGA